Proteins found in one Amycolatopsis aidingensis genomic segment:
- a CDS encoding NAD(P)H-quinone dehydrogenase gives MTRIVIMGGGPAGYEAALVAAQHGADVTVVERDGLGGACVLYDCVPSKTFIASSGARAGMHGLSELGIVTDLAKTRIDLHTVHGRVKGLALAQSADIRARVQREGVRVLSGTGRFCDAEPGLATHQIAVTTMSGEQEILDADVVLIATGATPRVLPGAVPDGDRILDWRQLYDLPELPEHLAVIGSGVTGAEFASAYTEMGVKVTVVSSRDRVLPHEDADAAAVLEEVFSQRGTTVAKHARADRVERTEKGVEVHLTDGRVIEASHALMTVGSVPNTSDIGLERLGIEPGPGGFIAVDRVSRTSAPGVYAAGDCTGVMMLASVASMQGRIAMWHALGQGVAPIKLKTVAANVFTHPEIATVGISQQAIDSGEVPARTIMLPLATNARAKMEGLRHGFVKLFCRPATGVVVGGVVAAPTASELILPIALAVQNQLTVEHLALTFSVYPSLSGSITEAGRQLMRHDDLD, from the coding sequence GTGACCAGGATCGTGATCATGGGCGGCGGGCCTGCGGGTTACGAGGCAGCACTGGTCGCCGCGCAGCACGGCGCCGACGTCACCGTGGTGGAACGGGACGGCCTCGGCGGCGCCTGCGTGCTCTACGACTGCGTCCCCTCCAAGACCTTCATCGCCTCCTCCGGGGCGCGCGCCGGGATGCACGGACTCAGCGAGCTCGGCATCGTCACCGACCTCGCGAAAACCCGCATCGACCTGCACACCGTGCACGGCAGGGTGAAGGGCCTCGCCCTCGCCCAGTCCGCCGACATCCGGGCGCGGGTGCAGCGCGAGGGGGTGCGGGTGCTGAGCGGGACCGGCCGGTTCTGCGACGCCGAGCCGGGGCTGGCCACCCACCAGATCGCGGTCACCACGATGTCCGGGGAGCAGGAGATCCTGGACGCCGACGTGGTGCTGATCGCCACCGGTGCCACCCCGCGGGTGCTGCCCGGCGCGGTGCCGGACGGCGACCGGATCCTGGACTGGCGCCAGCTCTACGACCTGCCCGAACTGCCGGAACACCTTGCCGTCATCGGTTCCGGGGTCACCGGGGCCGAGTTCGCCTCCGCCTACACCGAGATGGGCGTCAAGGTCACCGTGGTCTCCAGCCGGGACCGGGTGCTGCCGCACGAGGACGCCGACGCCGCCGCGGTGCTGGAGGAGGTCTTCAGCCAGCGGGGCACCACCGTGGCCAAGCACGCCCGCGCCGACCGGGTGGAACGCACCGAGAAGGGCGTCGAGGTCCACCTCACCGACGGCAGGGTGATCGAGGCCAGCCACGCCCTGATGACCGTCGGCTCGGTCCCGAACACCTCGGACATCGGCCTGGAACGGCTGGGCATCGAGCCCGGCCCCGGCGGGTTCATCGCGGTCGACCGGGTGTCCCGGACCAGCGCGCCCGGGGTGTACGCGGCCGGCGACTGCACCGGGGTGATGATGCTCGCCTCCGTGGCCAGCATGCAGGGCCGGATCGCCATGTGGCACGCCCTCGGCCAGGGGGTGGCGCCGATCAAGCTGAAAACCGTGGCGGCCAACGTGTTCACCCACCCGGAGATCGCCACGGTCGGGATCAGCCAGCAGGCCATCGACAGCGGCGAGGTGCCTGCCCGCACCATCATGCTGCCGCTGGCCACCAACGCCAGGGCCAAGATGGAGGGCCTGCGGCACGGCTTCGTCAAGCTGTTCTGCCGGCCGGCCACCGGCGTGGTGGTCGGTGGCGTTGTCGCCGCGCCCACCGCGAGCGAGCTGATCCTGCCGATCGCGCTGGCCGTGCAGAACCAGCTCACCGTGGAGCACCTGGCGCTGACCTTCTCGGTCTACCCCTCACTGTCCGGGTCGATCACCGAGGCGGGCCGCCAGCTCATGCGGCACGACGACCTCGACTGA